In Acidobacteriota bacterium, one DNA window encodes the following:
- the queF gene encoding NADPH-dependent 7-cyano-7-deazaguanine reductase QueF: MATKKQSKANGLTILGHPAKPSRKLETFPNRHPKRDYTVTLETDEFTCVCPVTGQPDFASLTIEYVPDRKIVESKSLKLYLESFRNEGAFHEHVTNTILDDLVRALAPRWCVVRGEFAARGGIAITVEAEYRKGE; the protein is encoded by the coding sequence ATGGCCACAAAGAAACAATCCAAGGCGAATGGTTTGACGATTCTCGGCCACCCGGCCAAGCCGAGCCGCAAGCTGGAGACGTTCCCCAACCGGCATCCAAAGCGGGACTACACGGTCACTCTCGAAACCGACGAGTTCACCTGCGTCTGCCCCGTCACCGGCCAGCCGGACTTCGCCAGCCTGACCATCGAGTACGTTCCCGACCGGAAGATCGTGGAGTCCAAGTCGCTCAAGCTCTACCTCGAGTCGTTCCGCAACGAGGGCGCCTTCCACGAACATGTGACCAACACGATCCTCGACGACCTGGTGCGGGCGCTGGCGCCCCGGTGGTGCGTGGTCCGCGGCGAGTTCGCCGCCCGCGGCGGCATCGCCATCACGGTGGAGGCGGAATACCGGAAGGGGGAGTGA
- a CDS encoding lipocalin family protein: MRWLTIGTLLCLTAAHSQAAPPRVVDRVDLTRYAGTWYEIARYPNFFQKQCAGGTTATYELRPDGKITVINRCREQDGDTSEARGKAWVVDRATNAKLKVQFFWPFSGAYWVIELDPDYRWAVVGHPDRKYLWILSRTPALEPAVYDDILRRIAVQGYDLKPIITTPQP, translated from the coding sequence ATGCGCTGGTTAACCATCGGTACCCTGCTTTGCCTCACCGCGGCGCATTCCCAAGCGGCACCGCCCCGCGTGGTGGACCGCGTCGACCTCACGCGCTACGCCGGCACATGGTACGAGATTGCCCGCTACCCCAATTTCTTCCAGAAGCAGTGTGCCGGCGGGACCACCGCCACCTACGAGCTGCGCCCTGACGGCAAAATCACCGTGATCAACCGCTGCCGAGAACAGGACGGCGACACGAGCGAGGCCCGCGGCAAGGCGTGGGTGGTTGACCGCGCCACGAACGCCAAGCTGAAGGTCCAGTTCTTCTGGCCGTTCAGCGGCGCCTACTGGGTCATCGAACTGGATCCCGATTACCGCTGGGCGGTGGTGGGCCACCCCGACCGCAAGTACCTCTGGATCCTGAGCCGCACCCCGGCGTTGGAACCGGCGGTGTATGACGACATCCTCCGGCGCATCGCCGTCCAGGGATATGACCTGAAGCCGATCATCACCACGCCCCAGCCCTGA
- a CDS encoding efflux RND transporter permease subunit — protein sequence MNLSELSIRRPVTVIMLTLMAIVLGVISIFKLPLLFMPEISFPSLRVQVDYPSSSPEEVEQDITRPIEDILGTVTELKSMSSSSSGSGSNVMLEFDYDADMDLKSLEVRDKIDQVRNLLPSGVRNVYIRRWQTTQSPILHLTMTLKQSRDELNPLMDNVIRPRLERIDGVANVDVRGLDQKDVYIDIDPDRVQAFGLDVYTLGQSLRNNNLDLGSGYLYEQGKKYFLRAVGRFQNLQEIRDLPIRGTTVRIRDVADVRYAYPERTSVYHFNGQDAVTVRIFKASTANVVEVCQSVTAELEQLHKLPELRGLEYRVFRDSSEEILGTISDLSEGGMYGGLLALAIMFLFLWKVRSTLILSISMPICVVFTFAGMYALRSLGVVDISINIISLMGMVFAVGMIVDSSIVVLENIFRHRQEEGLNAMDAARVGSREVGMAVTASTLTTIIVFVPLLFASQSMFGKFMSDFGIAVTLALVSSLVVSLTLVPMIASRIYTGQEKPKLRLLQWITQLYGRFMAWTLRGRYVVLLLLVPVLWFSFWLFSQIEQEDMPRVAARELNVNVLMPSNYNMEEMAALFDRIEDTVAKNRQALEVETYTTSYGKERRSLGRYSGELSLYFTEEGDQLTSVDILKERMQALLPAEPGVEYQVGAMRHFGGSEGGFNVELRGDNREILALYAEQIKTRLMSLPEVKDVTTDLESGDQELHFRVNRVKAESLGLNPRQVAQTISGALSERATTRYNTEMGEVDVIVRFREADRKSIDQILNLKVAAPSGALVTLSTVAQPEFQAGPRVIRKENRKQIVSISANTGRSGMMWLQQSLQDALGDLELPPGYSWEMGRSFRRFAESQEMQTFAVWLALLFIFIIMASLFESLAQPMIIMITVPFAITGVSLTFWLTGTPLSSTAYLGIMLMCGVVVNNAIILVDHVNILRREKGLPRLEALVTGGKDRLRPILMTAMTTIFGLLPMILPVIVPQWFGAVSFRAQQYAPVALALFGGLTTSTFLTLVVVPTLYLVVEDLRDWTVRVVRRAAGLAAPDAPEKA from the coding sequence GAGCATGTCGTCGTCGTCCTCCGGCTCCGGCTCCAATGTCATGCTCGAATTCGATTACGACGCGGACATGGACCTGAAGAGCCTGGAGGTGCGCGACAAGATCGACCAGGTGCGGAACCTGCTTCCATCGGGCGTGCGCAATGTCTACATCCGGCGCTGGCAGACCACCCAGAGCCCCATCCTCCATCTGACCATGACCCTGAAGCAGTCGCGCGACGAACTCAACCCGTTGATGGACAACGTGATCCGCCCCCGGCTGGAGCGGATCGACGGCGTCGCCAACGTGGACGTCCGCGGCCTCGACCAGAAAGACGTGTACATCGACATCGATCCGGACCGGGTGCAGGCGTTCGGCCTCGATGTATACACCCTGGGCCAGTCTCTCCGGAACAACAACCTGGACCTGGGATCCGGGTACCTGTACGAACAGGGCAAGAAGTACTTCCTGCGGGCGGTGGGCCGATTCCAGAACCTGCAGGAGATCCGGGACCTGCCCATCCGCGGAACCACGGTGCGCATCCGCGACGTAGCCGACGTGCGCTATGCCTATCCCGAACGGACCAGCGTCTATCACTTCAACGGCCAGGATGCCGTGACTGTGCGGATTTTCAAGGCCTCCACCGCCAATGTTGTGGAGGTGTGCCAGTCGGTGACGGCCGAGCTGGAGCAGCTGCACAAGCTGCCCGAGCTCAGAGGGCTCGAGTACCGCGTGTTCCGCGACTCGTCGGAGGAGATCCTGGGCACCATCTCCGACCTGAGCGAGGGCGGCATGTACGGCGGCCTGTTGGCGCTGGCGATCATGTTTCTGTTCCTCTGGAAGGTCCGCAGTACGCTCATTCTGTCCATCTCGATGCCTATCTGCGTGGTGTTCACATTCGCCGGCATGTACGCCCTCCGGTCTCTCGGCGTCGTGGACATCAGCATCAACATCATCTCGCTCATGGGCATGGTGTTCGCCGTCGGAATGATCGTGGACAGCTCCATCGTGGTGCTGGAGAACATCTTCCGCCACAGGCAGGAGGAAGGGCTCAACGCCATGGACGCCGCCCGGGTGGGGAGTCGCGAAGTGGGCATGGCCGTGACCGCCTCGACCCTGACCACCATCATTGTCTTCGTGCCGCTGCTCTTCGCCTCGCAGTCCATGTTCGGCAAGTTCATGAGCGACTTCGGCATCGCCGTGACCCTGGCGCTGGTTTCCTCGCTGGTCGTCTCGCTCACCCTCGTGCCCATGATCGCTTCGCGGATCTACACCGGCCAGGAAAAGCCCAAGCTGCGCCTCCTGCAGTGGATCACCCAACTCTACGGCCGGTTCATGGCCTGGACCCTGCGCGGACGCTATGTCGTGCTGCTGCTGTTGGTCCCGGTGCTTTGGTTCAGCTTCTGGCTTTTCTCCCAGATCGAGCAGGAGGACATGCCCCGGGTGGCGGCGCGCGAGTTGAACGTCAATGTGCTGATGCCGTCGAATTACAACATGGAGGAGATGGCGGCCCTGTTCGACCGGATCGAGGACACGGTGGCCAAGAACCGGCAGGCGCTGGAGGTCGAGACCTACACCACCTCCTACGGCAAGGAGCGGCGGAGCCTGGGCCGCTACAGCGGTGAGCTCAGCCTCTATTTCACCGAGGAGGGCGACCAGCTCACGTCTGTCGACATCCTGAAGGAGCGGATGCAGGCGCTGCTGCCGGCCGAGCCCGGTGTCGAATACCAGGTGGGCGCCATGCGGCACTTCGGCGGTTCCGAGGGCGGCTTCAACGTGGAGCTGCGCGGCGACAACCGCGAAATCCTCGCCCTCTACGCCGAACAGATCAAGACCCGGCTCATGAGCCTGCCCGAGGTCAAGGACGTCACCACCGACCTCGAGAGCGGCGATCAGGAGCTGCACTTCCGCGTCAATCGGGTCAAGGCCGAGTCGCTGGGCCTCAACCCGCGGCAGGTGGCCCAGACCATCAGCGGCGCGCTCAGCGAACGGGCAACCACCCGCTACAACACCGAGATGGGCGAGGTGGATGTGATCGTCCGTTTCCGCGAGGCGGACCGGAAGAGCATCGACCAGATCCTGAACCTGAAAGTGGCCGCCCCGTCGGGCGCGCTGGTCACCCTGTCCACCGTCGCCCAGCCCGAATTCCAGGCCGGGCCGCGAGTGATCCGCAAGGAAAACCGGAAGCAGATCGTCTCCATCTCGGCCAACACCGGCCGTTCCGGCATGATGTGGCTCCAGCAGAGCCTCCAGGACGCCCTGGGCGACCTCGAGTTGCCGCCCGGCTACTCGTGGGAGATGGGCCGCTCGTTCCGACGCTTCGCCGAGAGCCAGGAGATGCAGACCTTCGCCGTATGGCTGGCGTTGCTGTTCATCTTCATCATCATGGCGTCGCTGTTCGAGTCGCTGGCCCAGCCCATGATCATCATGATCACCGTGCCGTTCGCCATCACCGGTGTCAGCCTGACGTTCTGGCTCACCGGGACGCCGCTGTCTTCCACCGCCTACCTCGGCATCATGCTCATGTGCGGGGTGGTGGTGAACAACGCCATCATCCTTGTGGACCACGTCAACATCCTGCGCCGGGAAAAGGGGCTGCCGCGGCTCGAGGCGCTGGTCACCGGCGGCAAGGACCGGCTTCGCCCCATCCTGATGACGGCCATGACCACCATTTTCGGCCTGCTGCCCATGATCCTCCCGGTGATCGTGCCCCAGTGGTTCGGCGCCGTGAGCTTCCGGGCCCAGCAGTACGCACCGGTGGCCCTGGCCCTGTTCGGCGGACTGACCACCTCCACCTTCCTGACCCTGGTGGTGGTGCCCACTCTCTACCTTGTGGTGGAGGACCTGCGCGACTGGACCGTGCGCGTCGTGCGCCGGGCGGCGGGCCTAGCGGCTCCGGACGCACCGGAAAAGGCCTGA